In one window of Comamonas testosteroni DNA:
- a CDS encoding penicillin-binding protein 1A translates to MHWLPRSIFWLIGLAVAAALAVLLAVAVALAMAYPNLPDVSELADYRPKLPLRVYSSEGALLGEFGEERRTLTPINEIPKVMTDAVLAIEDTRFFEHGGVDYKGMLRAALANLGKVKSQGASTITMQVARNVYLSSEKTYTRKIYEILLTFKLEHLLTKEQILEIYMNQIFLGNRAYGFAAACEAYFGHPLKDITVAEAAMLAGLPKAPSAYNPISNPKRARIRQLYIIERMEENGFITAEQAKQAREEPLKLRTAANSTRVHAEYVAEMARQLIFAQYGSDAYTRGLNVYTTLNAGEQEAAYKALREGIMNYERRQKYRGPEKFITLPSNAQELEDAIDDALANHPDNGDVVAAVVLEASPRKIVAARADGTHFEITGDNLKPAESGLSPKAPPNIKIRPGAVIRAIKNAKGAWEITQLPEVEGAFVAMSTQTGAIRALIGGFDFEKNKFNHVTQAWRQPGSSFKPFIYSAALEHGFSPSTMINDAPIFFSAATTGGQPWEPKNYDGRYDGPMTMRTGLNKSKNMISIRLLQAIGPKTGQEWATRFGFDAAKQPAYLTMALGAGSVTPLQMAGAYSVFANGGHRINPWLIARVTDHKGRILSEFTPPAVKELPQAIPERNAFLTGTLLNDVARVGTAARAQATLKRPDLYGKTGTTNDSVDAWFAGYQPSIAAVSWIGYDTPRNLGSRETGGGLSLPIWINFMQHALKGVPVAEVQTPPGVVNMGGDWYYEENARNGGVSSLGMEGVSDPGNAGPGATQPPAAEERSRILDLFRN, encoded by the coding sequence ATGCACTGGCTGCCGCGTTCCATTTTCTGGCTGATCGGACTTGCCGTCGCCGCTGCCCTGGCCGTTTTGCTGGCCGTGGCCGTGGCGCTGGCCATGGCTTACCCCAATCTTCCAGACGTCTCCGAACTTGCAGACTACCGCCCCAAGCTACCGCTGCGGGTCTACTCCAGCGAAGGCGCTTTGCTGGGCGAATTTGGGGAGGAACGTCGTACCCTGACGCCCATCAACGAGATCCCCAAGGTCATGACGGATGCGGTGCTGGCCATCGAAGACACCCGCTTCTTCGAGCATGGCGGCGTGGACTACAAGGGCATGCTGCGTGCTGCGCTGGCCAACCTGGGCAAGGTCAAGAGCCAGGGTGCCTCCACCATCACCATGCAGGTCGCGCGCAATGTCTACCTCTCTTCCGAGAAGACCTATACCCGCAAGATCTACGAAATACTGCTGACCTTCAAGCTTGAGCACTTGCTCACCAAGGAGCAGATCCTCGAGATCTACATGAACCAGATTTTCCTTGGCAACCGTGCCTATGGCTTTGCAGCAGCCTGTGAAGCCTATTTCGGCCATCCGCTCAAGGACATCACGGTGGCCGAAGCCGCCATGCTGGCCGGCCTGCCCAAGGCTCCATCGGCCTACAACCCGATCAGCAACCCCAAGCGCGCTCGCATTCGTCAGCTCTACATCATCGAGCGCATGGAGGAAAACGGCTTCATCACCGCCGAGCAGGCCAAGCAGGCCCGCGAAGAGCCGCTCAAGCTGCGTACTGCTGCCAATTCGACCCGCGTACATGCAGAGTACGTGGCTGAAATGGCCCGTCAGCTGATCTTTGCCCAATACGGCAGCGACGCCTATACCCGCGGCCTGAACGTCTACACCACCCTCAATGCCGGTGAACAAGAGGCTGCCTACAAGGCTTTGCGCGAAGGCATCATGAACTACGAACGCCGCCAGAAGTACCGCGGCCCCGAGAAGTTCATCACTTTGCCCAGCAACGCACAGGAGCTGGAAGACGCCATCGACGATGCGCTGGCCAACCATCCCGACAACGGCGATGTGGTTGCGGCCGTGGTGCTGGAAGCATCGCCTCGCAAGATCGTCGCGGCCCGTGCGGACGGTACCCATTTCGAGATCACGGGCGACAACCTCAAGCCCGCCGAATCCGGCCTCAGCCCCAAGGCTCCGCCCAATATCAAGATCCGCCCCGGTGCCGTGATCCGCGCCATCAAGAACGCCAAGGGTGCCTGGGAAATCACCCAGCTGCCCGAAGTCGAAGGCGCTTTTGTGGCCATGTCCACGCAAACCGGCGCCATCCGCGCGCTGATCGGAGGCTTCGACTTCGAAAAGAACAAGTTCAACCACGTGACCCAGGCCTGGCGCCAGCCGGGCTCCAGCTTCAAGCCCTTCATCTACTCGGCGGCGCTGGAGCACGGCTTCTCGCCCTCCACCATGATCAACGACGCACCGATCTTCTTCAGTGCAGCAACCACCGGTGGCCAGCCCTGGGAGCCCAAGAACTACGACGGCCGCTACGACGGCCCCATGACCATGCGCACGGGCTTGAACAAGTCCAAGAACATGATCTCCATCCGGTTGCTTCAGGCCATCGGTCCGAAGACCGGACAGGAATGGGCGACGCGCTTTGGCTTTGACGCCGCCAAACAGCCCGCCTACCTGACAATGGCCCTGGGCGCCGGCTCCGTCACGCCGCTGCAGATGGCGGGCGCCTATTCGGTGTTTGCCAACGGCGGCCACCGCATCAATCCCTGGCTGATTGCCCGCGTGACAGACCACAAGGGTCGCATCCTCTCCGAGTTCACCCCCCCCGCGGTGAAGGAGCTGCCCCAGGCCATCCCCGAGCGCAATGCTTTCCTCACCGGCACCTTGCTCAATGATGTGGCGCGCGTGGGCACGGCTGCACGTGCCCAGGCCACACTCAAGCGCCCCGACCTGTATGGCAAGACCGGCACCACCAATGACTCGGTGGACGCCTGGTTTGCCGGTTACCAGCCCAGCATTGCCGCAGTCTCCTGGATTGGCTACGACACCCCGCGCAATCTGGGTTCGCGCGAAACCGGTGGCGGCCTGAGCCTGCCCATCTGGATCAATTTCATGCAGCACGCACTCAAGGGTGTGCCGGTGGCCGAAGTGCAGACCCCGCCCGGCGTGGTCAATATGGGCGGCGACTGGTATTACGAAGAAAACGCACGCAACGGCGGCGTCTCCAGCCTCGGCATGGAAGGCGTCTCCGATCCTGGCAACGCAGGCCCGGGGGCCACCCAACCGCCGGCCGCAGAGGAGCGCAGCCGCATTCTGGACCTGTTCAGAAACTAA
- the pilQ gene encoding type IV pilus secretin PilQ, translated as MMGINRSTMAKARWGLTLSGLLLSSAAWAQARIEAVTGALQSGSEVVRVEMSEPLAADPTGFVVQSPARIALDFPGVSNGSGKSLLEFNQGNLRSANLVEASGRSRLVLNLRTATTYRLQRQGKSLLILLDPAGAATAAAAAAPVMAPVFESKTAASDAAPIRGIDFRRGSDGSGRVVVSLGSSQVGVDLRQEGKGLTVDFLRTALPENLRKKLDVGDFGTPVQTISTTQQGDRVRMRIDPVGDWEHSAYQSDNQFVVEVRQKKIDTSKLTQGPGYSGEKLSLNFQNIEVRSLLQVIADFTNFNIVTSDTVTGALTLRLKDVPWDQALQIIMDAKGLGMRKSGSVLWIAPKDEIDARTKRDYEAAMEIQKLEPLRTQGFQLNYAKAADILQQITTSTGGGGAGGTGSSTRFLSSRGSAISEPRTNQLFVTDTPTKLEEMKALLATLDVPVRQVMIEARIVEARDTFGRSLGVKFGGGAVGSNAAMTSSQFLPNSSSGTSTRFPSGNFVNLPASVSGINTVGQVAFSVFNSSMSRFLSLELSALEAEGDGKIISNPRLVTADQNKALIEQGTEYPYSVTAPNGATTIAFKKAVLKLEVTPQITPEGDIILDLDVNKDSRGETTTQGVAIDTKHVKTQVLVENGGTVVIGGIFELEETNQLNKVPLFGDLPVLGHLFRSNTKASSKREMLVFITPKMLSQTRSSK; from the coding sequence ATGATGGGTATTAATCGCAGCACTATGGCGAAGGCCCGTTGGGGTCTGACCCTGAGCGGCCTTTTGCTTTCTTCGGCAGCTTGGGCGCAAGCCCGCATTGAGGCTGTTACAGGCGCTTTGCAGTCAGGCTCCGAGGTCGTCCGTGTTGAGATGTCCGAACCGCTGGCTGCAGATCCGACCGGATTCGTGGTTCAGTCTCCTGCGCGTATCGCTCTGGATTTTCCGGGGGTGAGCAATGGCTCAGGCAAGTCCTTGCTTGAATTCAATCAGGGCAATCTGCGTTCAGCAAATCTGGTGGAAGCATCGGGTCGCTCGCGTCTGGTGTTGAACCTGAGGACGGCTACGACCTATCGCTTGCAGCGCCAGGGCAAATCTTTGCTGATCTTGCTTGATCCCGCAGGTGCGGCGACAGCCGCTGCAGCTGCGGCTCCTGTCATGGCTCCGGTGTTCGAGAGCAAGACGGCAGCCTCTGATGCGGCTCCGATTCGCGGTATCGACTTTCGCCGTGGTAGCGATGGCTCCGGCCGGGTTGTCGTCAGCCTTGGCAGCAGCCAGGTTGGGGTGGATCTGCGGCAGGAGGGCAAGGGCCTGACGGTGGACTTCCTGCGCACAGCCCTGCCTGAAAATTTGCGCAAGAAGCTCGATGTGGGAGATTTCGGTACGCCTGTGCAAACGATCTCGACCACTCAGCAAGGTGATCGTGTTCGGATGCGCATTGACCCCGTGGGGGACTGGGAGCACAGCGCATACCAGAGCGACAATCAGTTCGTGGTGGAAGTGCGCCAGAAAAAGATCGACACCAGCAAGTTGACGCAAGGCCCGGGCTACAGCGGCGAAAAGCTGTCGCTCAATTTCCAGAATATTGAAGTGCGTTCTTTGCTGCAGGTCATCGCGGACTTCACCAACTTCAATATCGTCACCTCGGATACGGTGACAGGTGCCTTGACACTGCGTCTGAAGGATGTCCCTTGGGACCAGGCTCTTCAGATCATCATGGATGCCAAGGGGCTGGGTATGCGCAAGTCCGGCTCCGTGCTCTGGATCGCTCCCAAGGACGAGATTGACGCACGTACCAAGCGTGACTACGAAGCGGCCATGGAGATCCAGAAGCTGGAGCCTCTGCGCACGCAAGGCTTCCAGCTCAACTATGCGAAGGCGGCGGACATTCTGCAGCAGATCACGACTTCGACAGGCGGCGGTGGTGCAGGCGGCACAGGGTCCAGCACGCGCTTTCTGTCGTCGCGCGGCTCCGCCATTTCCGAGCCACGCACCAATCAGTTGTTTGTGACGGATACGCCGACCAAGCTGGAAGAAATGAAGGCTTTGCTGGCAACGCTGGATGTGCCGGTACGCCAGGTCATGATCGAGGCCCGCATTGTGGAGGCACGCGATACCTTTGGCCGTTCGTTGGGTGTGAAGTTTGGCGGAGGGGCTGTCGGCAGCAATGCCGCCATGACATCATCTCAGTTCCTGCCTAATAGCAGCTCGGGAACGAGCACCAGGTTCCCCAGTGGCAATTTCGTCAATTTGCCAGCCAGTGTTTCGGGGATCAACACGGTGGGGCAGGTCGCATTCTCTGTTTTCAATAGCTCGATGTCGCGTTTTCTGTCCCTGGAGCTGTCCGCTCTGGAAGCTGAAGGTGACGGCAAGATCATCTCCAACCCTCGGCTGGTGACCGCAGACCAGAACAAGGCCTTGATCGAGCAAGGCACGGAGTATCCTTATTCCGTCACGGCGCCGAACGGCGCCACGACGATTGCGTTCAAGAAGGCAGTGCTGAAGCTGGAAGTGACTCCGCAGATCACCCCTGAGGGCGACATCATTCTGGATCTGGATGTGAACAAGGACAGCCGCGGCGAGACCACGACTCAGGGCGTCGCCATTGATACCAAGCATGTCAAGACCCAGGTGCTGGTCGAAAATGGTGGCACCGTGGTGATTGGCGGTATCTTTGAGCTGGAGGAGACCAACCAGCTCAACAAGGTTCCGCTGTTTGGAGATCTGCCTGTGTTGGGGCATTTGTTCCGTAGCAATACGAAGGCTTCGAGCAAGCGTGAAATGCTGGTTTTCATCACTCCCAAGATGCTGAGCCAGACGCGCAGCAGCAAATAA
- a CDS encoding pilus assembly protein PilM, whose translation MLIALSSLFSRQPAPLLGIDVSSSSVKLVELAKSKSGEWQLERCAIEPLEKGWITDGNIEKFDEVAEAVRRLVKKSGTRTKQVAMALPAAAVITKKITLPAGLTELEMEVQVESEANQYIPFSLDEVSLDFCVIGPSVASPGDVDVLIAASRKEKVQDRQGLAEAAGLKPIVIDIEPYAARTAATRLVSRLPNAGRDAVVALFEVGAMTTSMQVLRNDEVLYERDQAFGGAQLTQLIARQYGFSPEEAEAKKRNGELPDDYAAGVLKPFVQSLTQEVARALQFFFTSTPYNRVDHVLLAGGSSSLPGLVDAVSQQTGCACSLANPFEGMEIGSGVRLKRMAREAPSYLTSCGLAMRRFQE comes from the coding sequence ATGTTGATTGCTCTGAGTTCTTTATTCAGCCGTCAGCCTGCGCCTTTGCTTGGCATTGATGTCAGCTCCTCCAGCGTGAAGCTGGTCGAGCTGGCCAAAAGCAAATCCGGCGAGTGGCAACTGGAGCGTTGTGCGATTGAGCCTCTTGAAAAAGGCTGGATTACCGACGGCAATATTGAGAAATTTGATGAGGTGGCGGAGGCTGTGCGCCGTCTGGTCAAGAAAAGCGGAACGCGTACAAAGCAGGTGGCCATGGCGCTGCCAGCCGCTGCTGTGATTACCAAGAAGATCACCTTGCCAGCCGGCTTGACCGAGCTGGAAATGGAAGTTCAGGTCGAGTCCGAAGCCAATCAATACATTCCGTTCTCGCTCGATGAGGTGAGCCTGGATTTTTGTGTCATAGGCCCGTCGGTGGCGTCGCCTGGCGATGTGGATGTGCTGATCGCTGCCTCGCGCAAGGAAAAAGTGCAGGACCGCCAGGGCCTGGCCGAGGCAGCCGGTCTCAAGCCCATCGTGATCGACATCGAGCCCTACGCCGCCCGAACGGCAGCAACGCGTCTGGTGTCGCGTTTGCCCAATGCCGGGCGTGACGCTGTCGTGGCGCTATTCGAAGTGGGAGCAATGACTACCAGCATGCAGGTGCTTCGCAATGACGAGGTGCTGTATGAGCGTGATCAGGCCTTTGGCGGTGCACAGCTCACCCAGCTGATTGCGCGCCAGTATGGTTTTTCTCCGGAAGAGGCAGAAGCCAAGAAGCGCAACGGCGAATTGCCAGACGACTATGCGGCTGGTGTGCTCAAGCCCTTCGTGCAAAGCCTGACCCAGGAAGTGGCGCGGGCGTTGCAGTTCTTCTTCACGAGTACTCCCTATAACCGCGTCGATCATGTTTTGCTGGCCGGTGGATCGTCGTCCTTGCCAGGGCTGGTGGATGCCGTCAGCCAGCAGACTGGATGTGCCTGCAGTCTTGCCAATCCTTTCGAGGGCATGGAAATTGGCAGCGGCGTGCGTCTGAAGAGGATGGCGCGTGAAGCGCCGTCCTATCTGACCTCTTGCGGCTTGGCCATGCGGAGGTTTCAAGAGTGA
- a CDS encoding PilN domain-containing protein gives MILINLLPHREAAKKRRKEAFQVNMVLGALGGLLIAALIYWYFQMMIEGQQNKNNLLRSEITVLETQIKAIEGLEAEITALRARQKAVEDLQSDRNLPVYMLNELVKQLPDGVYISSIKQEGLSVTMQGTAQSNERISEMLRNLTDGSPRFSKPELMEIVAKTVDVTAKDKRRAAAFTLRFNLTRASDAEKNLLAVTSPVKAQ, from the coding sequence GTGATACTGATTAACCTTTTACCGCACCGCGAAGCAGCCAAAAAGCGCCGTAAAGAAGCGTTTCAGGTCAATATGGTGCTGGGCGCACTGGGTGGACTGCTGATCGCAGCACTGATTTACTGGTACTTCCAGATGATGATCGAGGGCCAGCAGAACAAGAACAATTTGCTGCGCTCCGAAATCACGGTCCTGGAAACACAGATCAAGGCAATCGAGGGGCTTGAGGCTGAAATCACCGCTCTGCGTGCACGACAGAAGGCGGTGGAGGATCTCCAGTCCGACCGCAATCTGCCGGTGTACATGCTCAATGAGCTGGTCAAGCAACTGCCGGACGGTGTCTACATCAGCAGCATCAAGCAAGAAGGCCTGTCTGTGACCATGCAGGGAACGGCGCAGTCGAATGAGCGTATTTCCGAGATGCTGCGCAATCTTACGGATGGCTCGCCCAGGTTCTCCAAGCCGGAGCTGATGGAAATTGTGGCCAAGACGGTTGATGTGACTGCCAAGGATAAGCGCCGTGCAGCTGCATTCACATTGCGCTTCAATCTGACCAGGGCCAGCGATGCGGAGAAAAATCTGCTTGCTGTGACCTCCCCTGTGAAGGCGCAGTAA
- a CDS encoding type 4a pilus biogenesis protein PilO, with translation MAKKKKSLDIDFAALQERVQRQFRNLDPNDPSVWPALPKALLYVAVAVAVAALLWFVFLKDYEAELDAERATEVTLREDYSRKMIKAVSLDGLKKQREQVQQYVTQLEKQLPSKAEMAALLSDINQAGLGRSLQFEAFRPGAMVAKEYYAELPITLKVTGRYHDIGAFASDIAFLSRIVTLNNLSITPGGKDTDVLSMDATARTFRYLDADEVKAQRNAAKGKK, from the coding sequence ATGGCAAAAAAGAAGAAATCTCTGGACATCGACTTCGCTGCACTGCAAGAGAGAGTTCAGCGTCAATTCCGGAATCTGGATCCCAATGATCCTTCGGTCTGGCCTGCCTTGCCCAAGGCACTGCTGTATGTCGCAGTCGCAGTCGCGGTTGCTGCCTTGCTGTGGTTCGTCTTCCTGAAGGATTACGAGGCAGAGCTGGACGCCGAGCGTGCGACCGAGGTGACTCTGCGCGAAGACTACTCCAGGAAAATGATCAAGGCGGTGAGTCTGGATGGCTTGAAGAAGCAGCGCGAGCAGGTGCAGCAGTATGTGACGCAGCTGGAAAAGCAACTGCCCAGCAAAGCGGAGATGGCTGCTCTGCTTTCCGATATCAACCAGGCAGGCTTGGGACGTAGTCTGCAGTTTGAAGCATTCCGCCCTGGCGCCATGGTGGCCAAGGAGTACTACGCCGAGCTGCCAATCACCCTGAAGGTGACTGGGCGCTATCACGACATCGGTGCTTTTGCCTCGGATATCGCTTTCCTGTCCCGTATCGTGACCTTGAACAATCTGTCCATCACGCCGGGCGGCAAGGACACGGATGTGCTGTCCATGGATGCCACGGCACGGACATTCCGATATCTGGATGCGGACGAAGTCAAGGCGCAGCGCAACGCGGCCAAGGGGAAGAAATGA
- a CDS encoding MBL fold metallo-hydrolase produces MSIELYRDKNHVCLMFTDLIEEDGQAIQANQFLIVDNGTGAIIDPGGNLAFNELFMGMSRHFPPQKLAYLIASHADPDIIASLDRWMSSTRAQLVISRIWERFAPHFTKVGKTENRVIGVPDSGARLPLGHSELVLLPAHFLHAEGNFHFYDPISKILFTGDLGVSLTTGAEAQKPVTDLAPHISRMEGFHRRYMVSNKILRLWVQMARQLSIDMIVPQHGAPIMGKQAIGDLFNWLEGLQCGIDLFDQRAYQLPSAEIDPVSRQVRPPLRAVAG; encoded by the coding sequence ATGTCCATTGAGCTCTATCGCGACAAAAACCACGTCTGTCTGATGTTCACAGACCTCATCGAGGAGGACGGTCAGGCCATTCAGGCCAACCAGTTCCTGATTGTGGACAACGGCACGGGCGCCATCATCGATCCCGGTGGCAACCTGGCTTTCAACGAGCTGTTCATGGGCATGTCGCGGCATTTCCCGCCGCAAAAGCTCGCCTATCTGATTGCCTCGCATGCCGACCCGGACATCATTGCCTCGCTGGATCGCTGGATGAGCAGCACCCGCGCACAACTGGTCATCTCGCGCATCTGGGAGCGCTTTGCACCACACTTCACCAAGGTGGGCAAAACGGAAAACCGCGTCATCGGCGTACCTGACTCGGGCGCACGCCTGCCTCTGGGCCACAGCGAGCTGGTGCTGCTGCCGGCGCATTTTCTCCATGCCGAGGGGAACTTTCACTTCTACGACCCCATCAGCAAGATCCTGTTCACCGGCGACCTGGGCGTGTCCCTGACCACCGGAGCAGAAGCGCAGAAGCCCGTCACCGACCTCGCTCCCCATATCTCGCGCATGGAAGGCTTTCACCGCCGCTACATGGTCTCCAACAAGATTCTGAGGCTATGGGTGCAGATGGCACGACAGTTGTCCATCGACATGATCGTGCCCCAGCATGGCGCGCCCATCATGGGCAAACAGGCGATTGGCGACCTGTTCAACTGGCTCGAAGGCCTGCAATGCGGAATCGACCTGTTCGACCAGCGCGCTTACCAGTTGCCCTCAGCAGAGATCGACCCGGTCTCGCGTCAGGTACGTCCGCCCCTGCGCGCTGTAGCCGGTTGA
- the cyaY gene encoding iron donor protein CyaY, which produces MTDLEYLDRADQLLLAVEQCCDRINDETDADLDAQRVGGMVTLVFANRSQIVINQQKPLHEIWLAAKAGGFHYRFDEDKKVWLDTKGAGEFFANLTQYASEQSGMALEFKALA; this is translated from the coding sequence ATGACTGACCTTGAATATCTGGATCGCGCCGACCAACTTCTGCTGGCTGTGGAGCAATGCTGTGATCGCATCAATGACGAAACCGATGCCGACCTTGATGCCCAGCGCGTGGGCGGTATGGTGACTTTGGTGTTTGCCAATCGCAGCCAGATTGTCATCAACCAGCAAAAACCCCTGCATGAAATCTGGCTGGCGGCCAAGGCTGGCGGCTTTCACTATCGTTTTGACGAAGACAAGAAAGTCTGGCTGGACACCAAGGGTGCTGGCGAGTTCTTTGCCAATCTGACGCAATATGCGAGCGAGCAGTCGGGCATGGCTCTGGAGTTCAAGGCCCTGGCCTGA
- a CDS encoding pilus assembly protein PilP encodes MSRAFLSPVWLVLMSSALLAGCASSEEEQLREWMAQERANARPRVTPLEEPKPFKPQAYTGADGMEPFNPLKLIQVLRKESAQSNISTALLTPELSRRKEPLEAEPLDTMTMVGSLDKKNVPTALVKVGGLLYQVRVGNYLGQNYGKITKITENSIQLREIIQDGGGDWIERTSTLELQEVGK; translated from the coding sequence ATGAGCAGAGCATTCTTGAGCCCTGTCTGGCTGGTCCTGATGAGCAGTGCTTTGCTGGCGGGCTGCGCCTCCTCCGAGGAGGAGCAGCTGCGTGAGTGGATGGCCCAGGAGCGGGCCAATGCCAGGCCTCGCGTGACTCCTCTGGAGGAGCCCAAGCCTTTCAAACCCCAGGCCTACACAGGCGCTGATGGCATGGAGCCCTTCAATCCGCTCAAGCTGATCCAGGTGCTGCGCAAGGAGTCTGCGCAATCCAACATCAGCACGGCGTTGCTCACGCCAGAGCTGAGTCGCCGCAAGGAGCCGCTGGAGGCCGAGCCGCTGGACACCATGACCATGGTGGGCAGTCTCGACAAAAAGAACGTGCCCACGGCCTTGGTCAAAGTTGGCGGTCTGCTCTATCAGGTACGTGTTGGCAACTATCTGGGGCAGAACTACGGAAAGATCACCAAGATTACGGAAAACTCCATCCAGCTAAGAGAAATTATCCAGGATGGCGGTGGTGACTGGATTGAAAGAACAAGCACTTTGGAGTTGCAGGAGGTTGGCAAATGA
- the aroB gene encoding 3-dehydroquinate synthase, producing MNVETVHIDLGERSYPIVIAEGLLAQSSTWQALPKAAAALVVTNDVVAPLYLSALKQALSSQYAQVHEVVLPDGEAHKDWQTLNLIFDALLQHGCDRKTVLFALGGGVVGDMTGFAAASYMRGVPFVQVPTTLLSQVDSSVGGKTAINHPLGKNMIGAFYQPQLVLCDLATLDTLPERELSAGLGEIIKYGPIADMQFFDWLEQNMDGLLRRDRDLLAHAVKRSVEIKAWVVGQDEKEAGLRAILNFGHTFGHAIEAGMGYGNWLHGEGVAAGMVMAAELSQRLGLVEASFVSRLRKLIERAGLPVRAAVIDAHDNAARYLELMRVDKKSEAGEIRFVLIDGPGKAVMRSAPDALVREVIGSCCA from the coding sequence TTGAACGTGGAAACGGTGCATATTGATCTGGGAGAGCGCAGCTACCCCATCGTGATTGCAGAAGGCTTGCTGGCCCAGAGCTCCACTTGGCAGGCATTGCCCAAGGCGGCGGCGGCTCTGGTCGTGACGAATGATGTCGTGGCTCCGCTTTATCTGTCTGCGCTCAAGCAGGCCTTGAGCAGCCAATACGCCCAGGTTCACGAGGTGGTGCTGCCCGATGGTGAAGCGCATAAAGACTGGCAGACCCTGAACCTGATCTTTGACGCCCTGCTGCAGCATGGATGTGACCGCAAGACGGTGCTGTTTGCGCTGGGCGGCGGCGTGGTGGGCGATATGACGGGCTTTGCTGCCGCCAGCTATATGCGTGGCGTGCCTTTTGTGCAGGTGCCGACCACGCTGCTGTCCCAGGTCGATTCCTCGGTGGGGGGCAAGACGGCCATCAACCACCCGCTAGGCAAGAACATGATTGGGGCCTTCTATCAGCCGCAACTGGTGCTCTGCGATCTGGCTACGCTCGATACCCTGCCCGAGCGCGAGTTGAGCGCAGGTCTGGGGGAAATCATCAAATACGGCCCTATTGCCGATATGCAGTTCTTTGACTGGCTTGAGCAGAACATGGATGGCCTGCTGCGCCGCGATCGCGACTTGCTCGCCCATGCCGTCAAGCGAAGTGTTGAGATCAAGGCCTGGGTCGTTGGGCAAGACGAGAAGGAAGCGGGTCTTCGCGCGATTCTCAATTTTGGTCATACCTTTGGTCATGCGATCGAGGCCGGCATGGGCTACGGCAACTGGCTGCACGGTGAGGGTGTGGCGGCAGGCATGGTGATGGCAGCTGAGCTGTCCCAACGTCTTGGCCTGGTGGAGGCGAGCTTTGTCTCGCGCCTGCGCAAGCTGATTGAGCGAGCGGGCTTGCCGGTGCGCGCAGCGGTCATCGATGCCCATGACAATGCGGCTCGCTATCTGGAGCTGATGCGGGTCGACAAGAAATCCGAAGCCGGTGAAATCCGCTTTGTGCTGATCGATGGTCCCGGCAAGGCGGTGATGAGGTCGGCGCCCGACGCGCTGGTGCGTGAAGTGATAGGCAGTTGCTGCGCTTGA
- the lptM gene encoding LPS translocon maturation chaperone LptM, producing the protein MLKANQILVRSIALAACAASLAAISACGQKGPLYLPTDPAAQGRATLPETLGISTKPSSAATPATKATPTEADEMPRTDAKP; encoded by the coding sequence ATGTTGAAAGCCAACCAAATTTTAGTCAGGAGCATTGCCCTTGCGGCTTGTGCGGCGTCCCTGGCAGCAATTTCCGCCTGCGGACAAAAAGGCCCGCTCTATCTGCCTACGGATCCTGCGGCGCAGGGTCGCGCCACGCTGCCCGAAACACTGGGCATTTCCACCAAGCCTTCCAGCGCAGCAACACCCGCAACGAAAGCCACGCCGACAGAGGCTGACGAGATGCCCCGGACCGATGCCAAGCCCTGA
- a CDS encoding shikimate kinase — MTVLKKFHIALVGLPGSGKSTIGRYLAKRWSMPFVDVDVAIEEHIGCTIRDFFAKEGEPRFRDVEQEVLAALLARPEKTVVATGGGAVLKAENRQELTEHAQVVYLSASPHEIAKRLQRDTQRPLLQVDNPLQRLLDLHAIRDPLYKEVADFVVAGSGLSAAQVAQRVAMQIELGQHS; from the coding sequence ATGACTGTTCTAAAGAAATTTCATATTGCCCTTGTGGGCTTGCCAGGCTCCGGCAAATCCACCATCGGACGCTATTTGGCCAAGCGTTGGTCTATGCCTTTTGTGGATGTGGATGTGGCCATCGAAGAGCATATCGGCTGCACGATCCGCGATTTTTTTGCCAAGGAAGGCGAGCCCAGATTCAGGGATGTAGAGCAGGAGGTGCTGGCAGCGCTGCTGGCGCGACCTGAGAAAACGGTGGTTGCCACAGGTGGCGGTGCCGTGCTGAAGGCTGAAAACCGGCAAGAGCTGACCGAGCATGCACAGGTGGTCTATCTGAGTGCATCACCGCATGAAATTGCCAAGCGCCTGCAGCGGGATACGCAGCGTCCCTTGCTGCAGGTGGACAATCCATTGCAGCGCTTGCTGGATTTGCATGCCATCAGAGATCCGCTCTACAAGGAAGTGGCGGATTTTGTGGTGGCGGGCAGCGGCCTGTCTGCTGCGCAGGTGGCTCAGCGAGTGGCCATGCAGATTGAACTCGGTCAGCATTCCTGA